In Lysobacter luteus, a single window of DNA contains:
- a CDS encoding MFS transporter codes for MIATVRPLAALLAGVALLLMGSGLLGSLLGVRGQLEGFDARTFGLVMSSYFIGFLIGTYVAPNLIQRIGHIRAFAFYAALTASAALLHAILLSPVAWGLLRLVTGIALVGLYTVIESWLNAAAPPNKRSQVFAVYMAVNLGALAVGQQLFGRSDPASFIPFTVVAILICCAALPVTASRMTQPQLPHVPRLALASIYRAAPAAATGALLSGTAMGGFWALGPVYATRLGLDVSAVAHLMSAAIIGGALLQLPIGRLSDRADRRSAMILVSVLAAAIATALVFVGDVQDGGGYHWQLYVLFFAYGGLVFSVYPICVAHLLDLLPKEDMLSGCSSLLLLNGVGSAIGPALAGQAMDRLGPQALPGFFATAFAALAVVAAARMLIRHRDRDHPGHFHPMLRTTPSALELLPETDTNDAPPAASRQR; via the coding sequence ATGATCGCCACCGTCCGTCCGCTCGCCGCGCTGCTGGCCGGGGTCGCCCTGCTGCTGATGGGCAGCGGCCTGCTGGGCAGCCTGCTGGGCGTGCGTGGTCAGCTGGAAGGCTTCGACGCGCGGACCTTCGGACTGGTGATGTCGAGCTACTTCATCGGCTTCCTGATCGGTACCTACGTCGCCCCCAACCTGATCCAGCGGATCGGCCACATCCGTGCGTTCGCCTTCTACGCCGCGCTGACCGCGTCGGCCGCACTGCTGCACGCGATCCTGCTGTCGCCGGTGGCGTGGGGCCTGTTGCGGCTGGTGACCGGCATCGCGCTGGTCGGCCTGTATACGGTGATCGAGAGTTGGCTCAACGCGGCCGCGCCGCCGAACAAGCGCAGCCAGGTGTTCGCTGTGTACATGGCGGTCAACCTGGGCGCGCTGGCAGTCGGGCAACAGTTGTTCGGGCGGTCCGACCCGGCGTCGTTCATCCCGTTCACGGTCGTCGCCATCCTGATCTGCTGTGCCGCGTTGCCGGTCACCGCCAGCCGGATGACCCAGCCGCAGTTGCCCCACGTACCGCGGCTGGCCCTTGCCTCGATCTACCGCGCCGCGCCGGCGGCCGCGACCGGGGCGCTGCTTTCGGGAACCGCGATGGGCGGGTTCTGGGCCCTCGGCCCGGTTTACGCGACCCGCCTCGGGCTGGATGTCAGCGCCGTCGCGCACCTGATGAGCGCGGCGATCATCGGTGGCGCCCTGCTGCAACTGCCGATCGGTCGCCTGTCGGACCGCGCCGACCGCCGCAGCGCGATGATCCTGGTAAGCGTGCTCGCCGCGGCGATCGCGACGGCGCTGGTGTTCGTCGGCGACGTGCAGGACGGCGGCGGCTACCACTGGCAGCTGTACGTGCTGTTCTTCGCCTACGGCGGACTCGTGTTCTCGGTCTACCCGATCTGCGTCGCCCACCTGCTCGACCTCCTGCCGAAGGAAGACATGCTGTCGGGGTGCAGCAGCCTGTTGCTGCTCAACGGGGTCGGATCGGCAATCGGTCCGGCGCTCGCCGGCCAGGCCATGGACCGCCTCGGCCCGCAGGCGCTGCCGGGGTTCTTTGCCACCGCCTTCGCTGCACTGGCCGTGGTGGCGGCCGCGCGCATGCTGATCCGCCACCGCGACCGTGACCACCCCGGTCACTTCCACCCGATGCTGCGCACCACGCCGTCGGCGCTGGAACTGCTGCCCGAGACCGACACCAACGACGCGCCGCCAGCGGCTTCGCGCCAACGCTAG
- a CDS encoding SIMPL domain-containing protein has product MPASTASRNLVPLIAAALLAIGLVLAGWFAAGGMKHLRIADRFVVVKGSAEQIVEADRVVWPLPHSVGGNDLAQVQRELDANTAVIRRFFVDAGFDADDIMVSPPSLEDRWAWAYGDNRPAERFRYSTTVTLRTDDVPKALEVLRRSGELVSKGVMIGEGSAPEFDYTRLNDIKPGLIAEATAAARDSAVQFAKDSGSRLGGIRSANQGVVSIDDRDQSSPQVKRVRVVTTVQYFLRD; this is encoded by the coding sequence ATGCCCGCTTCCACTGCTTCGCGCAACCTGGTCCCGTTGATCGCCGCCGCCCTGCTGGCGATCGGCCTGGTGCTGGCCGGCTGGTTCGCCGCCGGCGGCATGAAGCACCTGCGCATCGCCGACCGGTTCGTGGTCGTCAAGGGTTCGGCCGAGCAGATCGTCGAAGCCGACCGGGTGGTGTGGCCGTTGCCGCACTCGGTCGGCGGCAACGACCTGGCCCAGGTGCAGCGCGAGCTCGACGCCAACACCGCGGTGATCCGCCGGTTCTTCGTCGACGCAGGCTTCGACGCCGACGACATCATGGTCTCGCCACCGAGCCTGGAGGACCGCTGGGCGTGGGCCTACGGGGACAACCGCCCGGCCGAGCGCTTCCGCTACTCCACCACCGTCACCCTGCGCACCGACGACGTGCCCAAGGCGCTGGAGGTCCTGCGCCGCAGCGGCGAACTGGTGTCGAAGGGGGTGATGATCGGCGAGGGCAGCGCGCCGGAGTTCGACTACACCCGCCTCAACGACATCAAGCCCGGGCTCATTGCCGAGGCCACCGCGGCCGCACGCGATTCGGCGGTTCAGTTTGCCAAGGATTCCGGCTCGCGCCTGGGCGGCATCCGTAGCGCCAACCAGGGCGTGGTCAGCATCGACGACCGCGACCAGAGCAGCCCGCAGGTCAAACGCGTGCGCGTGGTGACGACGGTGCAGTACTTCCTGCGCGACTGA
- a CDS encoding cation:proton antiporter, with protein MSNELVYLLLIFGLLVIPRALQRFKLPAPITCLLFGVGAMLAFGDRTHDPVIVLLSTLGISSLFLFAGLEVDLRALRKQLGPLLAHLVVRAASLVGVGWLAWRYLGLDWQAAALVALALLTPSTGFILDTLERLGLDEEERFWVTSKAIAGELMALAALFVVLQAGDMTQLGVSSLAMTAMIIGLPLLFVALGRWVVPHAPGSEFSLLVMVGMVAAFITYKLGVYYLVGAFVAGLVARMLRLRMPRLASDDNMHALRLFATFFVPFYFFHAGTEISRDALTWEALGLGVVLTLVLVPLRIGVVWLQRRLMFGEQRRSSLKVALALSPTLVFTLVLANILYVRFDLPAVLFGALILYTVLNTLLPSLVLRAPFDVDPIDAPPASHPEDRMREDAAARPPRPPVITG; from the coding sequence ATGAGCAATGAACTGGTTTACCTGCTGCTGATCTTCGGCCTGCTGGTCATTCCCCGGGCCCTGCAGCGCTTCAAGCTGCCGGCGCCGATCACCTGCCTGTTGTTCGGCGTCGGCGCGATGCTGGCCTTTGGCGACCGCACCCACGACCCGGTGATCGTGCTGCTGTCCACCCTGGGCATTTCGTCGCTGTTCCTGTTCGCCGGGCTGGAGGTGGACCTGCGCGCGTTGCGCAAGCAGCTCGGCCCGCTGCTGGCGCATCTGGTCGTGCGCGCGGCGTCGCTGGTCGGCGTCGGCTGGCTGGCGTGGCGCTACCTGGGGTTGGACTGGCAGGCGGCTGCACTGGTTGCGTTGGCGCTGCTGACGCCGTCCACCGGCTTCATCCTCGATACCCTCGAGCGGCTCGGGCTGGACGAGGAGGAGCGCTTCTGGGTGACCAGCAAGGCGATCGCCGGTGAGCTGATGGCGCTGGCGGCGCTGTTCGTGGTGCTGCAGGCCGGCGACATGACCCAGCTGGGGGTGTCCTCGCTGGCGATGACCGCGATGATCATCGGCCTGCCGTTGCTGTTCGTGGCGCTCGGCCGCTGGGTCGTGCCGCATGCGCCCGGGTCGGAGTTCTCGCTGCTGGTGATGGTCGGCATGGTCGCGGCGTTCATCACCTACAAACTGGGCGTCTACTACCTGGTCGGCGCGTTCGTGGCCGGCCTGGTGGCCCGCATGCTGCGGCTGCGGATGCCACGGCTGGCTTCGGACGACAACATGCACGCGTTGCGCTTGTTCGCGACGTTCTTCGTGCCGTTCTACTTTTTCCACGCCGGTACCGAGATCTCCCGCGATGCGCTGACTTGGGAAGCGCTCGGCCTCGGCGTCGTGCTGACGCTGGTGCTGGTGCCGCTGCGCATCGGCGTGGTCTGGCTGCAGCGCCGACTGATGTTCGGCGAGCAGCGCCGCAGCAGCCTGAAGGTCGCGCTGGCACTGTCGCCGACGCTGGTGTTCACGCTGGTGCTGGCCAACATCCTGTACGTGCGGTTCGACCTGCCGGCGGTGCTGTTCGGTGCGCTGATCCTGTACACCGTGCTCAACACGCTGCTGCCGTCGCTGGTGCTGCGCGCGCCGTTCGATGTCGATCCAATCGACGCGCCGCCGGCGTCGCACCCCGAGGACCGCATGCGCGAGGACGCCGCCGCCCGGCCGCCCCGGCCGCCGGTGATCACCGGCTGA
- a CDS encoding PhzF family phenazine biosynthesis isomerase: MDEPRLYRIDAFTTEPGRGNPAGVVTHADALDEARMQAIAREMGFSETAFVLQASGDDHDVRLRFFTPTTEVPVCGHATVGAHYALALESGRAGRTRQLTGAGVQTVEVNAYMGDFTVRIEQGPPVFHAPLAPHLVRDVMAALGLEAGDFDFRCPLQVVGTGHGKLMVALERRSRLVELQPDFDRLAALSPAIGSNGYFVFTLDVDEDDDALCHGRMFAPAIGVDEDPVTGNANGPLGAYLVRHGLLRSEDGVVRFRARQQAATGRGGYVDVEVRVRNGEPVDVAITGHAVLGSQVAQLLPDSA, translated from the coding sequence ATGGACGAGCCGCGCCTTTACCGCATCGACGCCTTCACCACCGAACCCGGCCGGGGCAACCCGGCAGGCGTGGTCACCCATGCTGACGCCCTCGACGAGGCACGCATGCAGGCGATCGCGCGCGAGATGGGGTTCTCCGAGACCGCCTTCGTACTGCAGGCCAGCGGCGACGACCACGACGTGCGGTTGCGTTTCTTCACCCCGACCACGGAGGTACCGGTCTGCGGCCACGCCACGGTCGGCGCGCACTACGCGCTGGCGCTGGAGAGCGGGCGCGCCGGTCGCACCCGCCAATTGACCGGCGCCGGCGTGCAGACGGTCGAGGTGAACGCGTACATGGGTGATTTCACCGTCCGGATCGAACAGGGCCCGCCGGTGTTCCACGCGCCGCTGGCGCCGCACCTGGTCCGCGACGTCATGGCCGCGCTCGGGCTGGAGGCCGGCGACTTCGACTTCCGCTGTCCACTGCAGGTGGTCGGCACCGGCCACGGCAAGCTCATGGTCGCGCTGGAGCGCCGTTCACGACTGGTCGAGCTTCAGCCCGACTTCGACCGGCTGGCCGCGCTGAGCCCCGCCATCGGCAGCAACGGCTATTTCGTGTTCACCCTGGACGTGGACGAGGACGACGACGCGCTGTGCCACGGCCGCATGTTCGCTCCCGCGATCGGGGTCGACGAGGACCCGGTCACCGGCAACGCGAATGGACCGCTGGGCGCCTACCTGGTGCGCCACGGCCTGTTGCGCAGCGAGGACGGCGTGGTCCGGTTCCGCGCCCGCCAGCAGGCGGCCACCGGCCGCGGTGGCTACGTCGACGTCGAGGTGCGGGTGCGCAACGGTGAACCGGTGGACGTCGCCATCACCGGGCACGCGGTGCTGGGGTCGCAGGTCGCGCAGTTGCTGCCCGACAGCGCCTGA
- a CDS encoding FmdB family zinc ribbon protein — protein MPIYAFECAACGHHFDRLQKLSDADPVDCPECGQPKVRRQLTAPQFRLAGGGWYETDFKKDGDRKRNLAGDGGAAKGDSKGDALGGKPAEPAKKADPAPAKPDAPKA, from the coding sequence ATGCCGATTTACGCCTTCGAGTGCGCCGCCTGCGGCCACCATTTCGACCGCCTGCAGAAACTGTCCGACGCCGACCCGGTTGACTGCCCCGAATGTGGCCAGCCGAAGGTGCGCCGTCAGTTGACCGCGCCGCAGTTCCGGCTGGCCGGCGGCGGCTGGTACGAAACCGACTTCAAGAAGGACGGGGACCGCAAGCGCAACCTGGCCGGTGATGGCGGCGCGGCCAAGGGCGATTCCAAGGGTGACGCCCTGGGAGGCAAGCCGGCCGAACCGGCCAAGAAGGCCGACCCGGCCCCGGCCAAGCCGGACGCGCCCAAGGCCTGA